The DNA segment AGATAAGTAACTAAAAATCACAGAAATATAATGGGAACACCCAAGGCTTAAACTAGCTTTGGGTGTTTTTTTGTATGTTTGAATTATACAACTTAACCAATAATTTAGATATTCTGTTATGAAAACCATACCGCCTATTAAAAAAATAAGCACTTTTTTGTTATGTATTTCAATTTTCTCCTCCTCGTTTGCGCAAACATTGGAAATTGTGGAGAACCAGCCTGAATATGATTATGCTGAAGCTTTTGAAACTGAGGATAATATTGTTTTTACTGATTATTATGGGGGAACAAACCCTGCTATGTATAATTTTGATGGGATTAATTTTCAATCTATTCCTTTTGAAGATTATGCTAATGTTCAATACTTAGATAAATATAATAACAAATATTATTTTGCTCAATATGACCCTATAGCGAGCTTAATGGAATATGACGGATCTCAAGTAATATCCTACAATCTCCCAGAGGGTTATGAAAACCCTGTATTTCTAGGTAACTTTAATAATAGATTATTTATAGTAGGACAAAATTATCTGGAGGGTGATATAATTCTTGGTTTTAATGGTAATGAACTTGAAGAATTTGAAGTTCCAAACCAAAGAGAAATAATAGGTTATTATTTCTCTGAAAACAACCAGTCTTTATACCTTATTCTTAGAGATAATCAACAAAATAATCCTACATCAGCTTGGGTTTTTGACGGAGAAAATTATACCGTGATACCAAACCCCCAAGAAAAGGAAATAGTATCTATTCAAGGTGAAATAGATGGTGTATTGACTTTGGCCTGTATAGATGTCGTAAATACGGATATCTTTTCACTGTATTCTTTTGATGGGACAAATCTTACAGCCCTTCCGACCTCTGGAAATACTTCACTATCCTACAAATTAGGTTCAAATAATCAACAGATATTTTTTCGGTATAAAAATTTAGCCTCTGAAAAAGGAGAGTTGTATGGCTTTGATGGTAATGGGTTAAACCCGATTTACACAAATTTGGATAAAGACGCATATTTGTATGGAGGTAATTTTAATAATGAAGATTATTTTATCTTTTCTATGTATAATAGTTCCTCTCAATCTCATTTTTACAAATATGATGGGGTATCTTTTACAGCTATCGGAGTGCCAGAAAATTTAAGTGCGGTGGGATATGCTACGTCAACAGATGAAAAATTATATATGGTCTATGAGGATACCGAAGAAAATTATTCATTGACCGAACTGACATTAGGAGAAACAACAGCCACGTTGGTGTCAAACCCTCCTGAAAATTACAGCTTCTCTGATTTTCTAACTAGCTATGGAAACACATTATTTTATAGTTATGAATCGGATTCAGAACAATATCTCTATAAGCTTTATGCTGTAGATCAATCAGGGTTTGTTGAAGTTGTAGTGCCAGAAAATGCAGCCTTAGTTGATTACGAATTTACTTTAGACCAAGATTTGTATTTTAATTATTTAAATCAA comes from the Marixanthomonas ophiurae genome and includes:
- a CDS encoding T9SS type A sorting domain-containing protein, yielding MKTIPPIKKISTFLLCISIFSSSFAQTLEIVENQPEYDYAEAFETEDNIVFTDYYGGTNPAMYNFDGINFQSIPFEDYANVQYLDKYNNKYYFAQYDPIASLMEYDGSQVISYNLPEGYENPVFLGNFNNRLFIVGQNYLEGDIILGFNGNELEEFEVPNQREIIGYYFSENNQSLYLILRDNQQNNPTSAWVFDGENYTVIPNPQEKEIVSIQGEIDGVLTLACIDVVNTDIFSLYSFDGTNLTALPTSGNTSLSYKLGSNNQQIFFRYKNLASEKGELYGFDGNGLNPIYTNLDKDAYLYGGNFNNEDYFIFSMYNSSSQSHFYKYDGVSFTAIGVPENLSAVGYATSTDEKLYMVYEDTEENYSLTELTLGETTATLVSNPPENYSFSDFLTSYGNTLFYSYESDSEQYLYKLYAVDQSGFVEVVVPENAALVDYEFTLDQDLYFNYLNQQTNTTQLYKINGNDLGRLEAVETNQNIIVSPNPANGYFKVHFTDATIAGEVKVNLFSISGKLINAQDFTVSGSNPEIFYPTESLTSGVYVMEVISSSGRAIERVVVQ